One genomic window of Cydia strobilella chromosome 11, ilCydStro3.1, whole genome shotgun sequence includes the following:
- the LOC134745322 gene encoding TAR DNA-binding protein 43-like, translating into MSIEYVLVSEGEQDEPIELPTEEDGSLLLSTVAAQFAGASGLKYRDRVAGRLRGLRLVDQRLSPPPGGWAAHRYFCAFPRRASPEPRSEPEDPRPRCSDLIVLGLPWKTGEDAVREYFAAFGELLMVQVKRDAATGLSKGFGFIKFADYGAQLRALGRRHLIDGRWCDVRVPNSKEGGGGAPRKVFVGRCTEALSADDLREYFAAFGQVTDVFVPKPFRAFSFVTFLDPEVAQSLCGQDHIIKGVSVNISTASPKRERGRGALLGWNVLPEPRVYNWVGEAWPPPPAQAQPLDSKPYLKYE; encoded by the coding sequence ATGTCGATCGAGTACGTGCTGGTGAGCGAGGGCGAGCAGGACGAGCCTATCGAGCTACCGACCGAAGAGGACGGCTCGCTGCTGCTCAGCACCGTAGCGGCGCAGTTCGCGGGTGCCAGCGGGCTCAAGTATCGCGACCGTGTCGCCGGCCGCCTGCGCGGTCTGCGGCTCGTGGACCAGCGGCTGTCGCCACCACCGGGCGGTTGGGCCGCACACCGCTACTTCTGCGCCTTCCCGCGCCGCGCCAGCCCCGAGCCTCGCTCCGAGCCCGAGGATCCGCGGCCGCGCTGCTCCGACCTCATCGTGCTAGGGCTGCCGTGGAAGACGGGTGAGGATGCGGTGCGCGAATACTTTGCCGCGTTCGGGGAGTTGCTGATGGTGCAGGTGAAGCGCGACGCTGCCACGGGACTCAGTAAGGGCTTTGGTTTTATCAAGTTTGCGGATTATGGCGCGCAGCTGCGCGCACTAGGCCGGCGGCACCTGATCGACGGACGCTGGTGTGACGTGCGCGTGCCTAACAGTAAAGAGGGTGGTGGCGGCGCACCCCGCAAAGTGTTTGTGGGCCGCTGCACTGAGGCCCTGTCCGCCGATGACCTGCGCGAGTACTTTGCTGCCTTTGGACAGGTGACAGATGTTTTTGTACCCAAACCGTTCCGCGCGTTCAGCTTTGTAACGTTCCTGGACCCAGAAGTGGCTCAATCGCTGTGTGGCCAGGACCATATTATCAAAGGTGTATCGGTAAACATCAGTACTGCATCGCCAAAGCGTGAGCGTGGGCGAGGCGCCCTGCTCGGTTGGAACGTGCTGCCGGAGCCACGGGTGTACAACTGGGTGGGCGAGGCATGGCCTCCGCCACCGGCACAAGCTCAGCCTCTCGACTCCAAGCCCTACCTCAAGTATGAGTGA
- the LOC134745323 gene encoding MAPK regulated corepressor interacting protein 2, which produces MDRNNMRAPYVSSGPRSLPHLGKRHSNGHSHAHSARLSPPAPPHNNNTQQDDIINYIYDSWNKVTRELERGGEEARYYSETPPPRQLAHFRPFNLDEWWGRRLLQAINRSKHRS; this is translated from the exons ATGGATAGGAATAATATGAG AGCTCCGTACGTGAGTAGCGGCCCGCGCAGCCTTCCGCACCTCGGCAAGCGGCACTCCAACGGGCACTCGCACGCGCACTCCGCCAGACTCAGCCCGCCGGCGCCACCACACAATAACAACACACAACAGGACGACATCATCAACTATATCTACGACTCGTGGAACAAG GTGACCCGAGAGCTGGAGCGCGGCGGCGAGGAGGCGCGCTACTACAGCgagacgccgccgccgcgccagcTCGCGCACTTCCGCCCCTTCAACCTCGACGAGTGGTGGGGCCGCCGCCTGCTGCAGGCCATCAACCGCTCCAAACATCGCTCCTAG